The Pseudomonas multiresinivorans DNA window AGCCCGTCAAATTCAACTGTACCGGGCGGAACACCCGCTCCCCTTCCGCGCAATGTCAATCTGCGCGCAAAGCTGATTGGGTATTCCGCGTTCGAACCGGAACGCCTGAAAAAGTTCCGGGGATTTGCCTTGGTCCTTCAATGATTTCGACGCCACCCGGACGCCCGCCAGGCCGGCTTGAGCGGGGAAGAATGCCTCCCGCCCTGCGACTGCCGTCCCGCCGCACGCACCTTCGGTGTCATCGGTTCGCCAGTATTGTGCCGTGGCCCCCTTCTATATACTAGGGCGCCATTTTGTGGAGCCGGGTATGAGTCAGCATTTCCAGCACGATGTCCTAGTGATCGGCAGCGGGGCCGCCGGCCTGACGCTGGCTTTGACGCTGCCGTCGCACCTGAAGATTGCCGTGCTGAGCAAGGGCGAGCTTTCCCAGGGTTCCACCTTCTGGGCCCAGGGCGGCGTCGCCGCCGTGCTGGATGACACCGATACCGTGGAGTCCCACGTCGAGGACACCCTGGTCGCTGGCGCGGGCCTGTGCCGCGAGGACGCGGTGAAATTCACCGTCGAGCATAGCCGCGAAGCCATCCAGTGGCTGATCGAGCAGGGCGTACCCTTCACCCGCGACCATGAGCCGGGGCGCGAGGACGGCGGTTTCGAGTTTCACCTGACCCGCGAGGGCGGCCACAGCCACCGCCGCATCATCCACGCCGCCGACGCCACCGGCGCCGCGATCTTCAATACGCTGCTGGAGCAGGCACGCCAGCGGCCGAATATCGAACTGCTATCGCAGCGGGTTGCCGTCGACCTGATCACCGAGCGAAAACTGGGGATGAACGGCCAGCGCTGCCTGGGCGCCTACGTGCTGGATCGCGCCACCGGCGAAGTCGACACCTTCAGCGCACGCTTCACCGTGCTCGCCTCCGGCGGCGCCAGCAAGGTCTACCTCTATACCAGCAACCCGGACGGCAACTCCGGCGATGGCATCGCCATGGCCTGGCGCGCCGGCTGCCGGGTCGGCAACCTGGAGTTCAACCAGTTCCACCCGACCTGCCTGTACCACCCCCAGGCCAAGAGTTTCCTGATCACCGAGGCACTGCGCGGTGAAGGCGCCCTGCTGCGCCTGCCCAATGGCGAGCGCTTCATGCCGCGCTTCCACGCCCTGGGCGAACTTGCCCCGCGCGACGTAGTGGCCCGCGCCATCGACCACGAGATGAAGCGCCTGGGTATCGACTACGTCTACCTGGACATCAGCCACAAGCCGGCCGAGTTCATTCGCGAGCACTTCCCCACCGTCTATGAACGCTGCCTGGACTTCGGCATCGACATCACCCGCGAGCCCATCCCGGTCGTGCCGGCGGCGCACTACACCTGCGGTGGCGTGCTGGTGGACGAACACGGCCATACCGATGTGCCGAACCTCTATGCCATCGGCGAAACCACCTTCACCGGCCTACACGGTGCCAACCGCATGGCCAGCAACTCGCTGCTGGAGTGCTTCGTCTATGCCCGCTCCGCCGCCGCCGACATCCTCGCCAAACTGCCCAAGGAACAGGCCCTGGTCGCGCTGCCCTGCTGGGA harbors:
- the nadB gene encoding L-aspartate oxidase, yielding MSQHFQHDVLVIGSGAAGLTLALTLPSHLKIAVLSKGELSQGSTFWAQGGVAAVLDDTDTVESHVEDTLVAGAGLCREDAVKFTVEHSREAIQWLIEQGVPFTRDHEPGREDGGFEFHLTREGGHSHRRIIHAADATGAAIFNTLLEQARQRPNIELLSQRVAVDLITERKLGMNGQRCLGAYVLDRATGEVDTFSARFTVLASGGASKVYLYTSNPDGNSGDGIAMAWRAGCRVGNLEFNQFHPTCLYHPQAKSFLITEALRGEGALLRLPNGERFMPRFHALGELAPRDVVARAIDHEMKRLGIDYVYLDISHKPAEFIREHFPTVYERCLDFGIDITREPIPVVPAAHYTCGGVLVDEHGHTDVPNLYAIGETTFTGLHGANRMASNSLLECFVYARSAAADILAKLPKEQALVALPCWDASQVTDSDEDVIIAHNWDELRRFMWDYVGIVRTNKRLARAQHRVRLLLDEIDEFYSNYKVSRDLIELRNLAQVAELIINSAMQRRESRGLHYTLDYPDLLPEARDTILAPPTYCG